The Oncorhynchus keta strain PuntledgeMale-10-30-2019 chromosome 22, Oket_V2, whole genome shotgun sequence genome includes the window CAACAACTGACTGGGTTAGTAACTTTATTTAACATGTTTATAATCTTTTGACAACAGTGACGGCATGTAATACAATTTATGATATAACACAATGGATGGCTAATTCGTCATTCGTCATACTGCATTGATATTTGATATTATTTATAATGTGTTATGCGTTGTTTTATTTTGAttgaatgttttgcatgtcaacGGTGGTTCCATATGCTGTGCCTAGGAATGAAGACAAAAGAGTTCAACAGAAGAAAGAACACAAACTGGAAGTGCAGTCTTtgtatgctataccccatccacactgaagaggctctgaaatgtacatcaaccagggataaAGAGAAAGATAACACTGTGAAATTGTTCATACTTAATTGAAGTTAAGTGTCTATTGACACTTAATTTTATTCTTTGATTTACTGGCCACCATTACTGTGGTTACATGTTCAGTATATGTATTGACCAGCAAACCCACTGCAGCATACctcactagctcactctccatccctgctttGGACAATTAATAACATGACACTCGTACTCTGCCCTTTTCCTTTATGGTTGATATTAACAGCGAAAGGCGatactatctgtctctctcctattgtgTACCACTGTTAAATACTGTGGAAAATTAAACATAGGGAAAATAAGTACTTAAAATGACCAATTACTGTAGATAAATATGAAAGAAAATGTTAAACACAACACTAGACTGAACCCCCTAATTGTCAAACTAATATTAATGTACAACAATATAGAAGATACATGACTAGAGGTTATGCAATATGGGTGTATATCCACTGCATGCTTCTTAGGTGTGTAAttgacatgaccaaggagctattgcaAATTTGAAACGATGAAAAATGTACATTTCACCGTGTGATTTTACAGTACACAAACAAGagtgtgcaatatagaagggtagtcagtggacattaggtcacatgaccaaggagctattgaaatctTACATTTAGAAAAATTCATGTAAAAACGTGTGAGATAAAAATGGACAAAGTAAAGGatgtgcaatgtgtaggcccactgagtggacattctgaacctggTTTGAAGTCatcaggtcacatgaccaaggagctattgaaattctaAACTTTGAAAAATTAATGTAAAAccatgtgagatgaaaatggacaaactaaagggtgtgcaatgtgtgtCTATGCCATCGGGTTAGCAACAACCAGTTTTGAAAGTGTTAGGAGTAATGGTTAAATGGTTtttcggtttttcggatgactgccttgcctggttcaccaattactttgcagacagagttcagtgtgtcaaatcggagggcatgctgtctggtcctctggcagtctctatgggtgtgccacagggttcaattcttgggccgactcttttctctgtatatatcaatgatgttgctcttgctgcgggcgattccctgatccacctctacgcagacgacaccattctatatactttcggcccgtcatcggacactgtgctatctaacctccaaacgagcttcaatgccatacagcactcctcccgtggcctccaactgctcttaaacgcgagtaaaaccaaatgcatgcttttcaaccgatcgctgcctgcacccgcatgcccgactagcatcaccaccctggatggttccgaccttgaatatgtggacatctataagtacataggtgtctggctagactgcaaactctccttccagactcacatcaaacatctccaatcgaaaatcaaatcaagagtcggctttctattccgcaacaaagcctccttcactcacgctgccaagcttaccctagtaaaactgactatcctaccgatcctcgacttcggcgatgtcatctacaaaatggcttccaacactctactcagcaaactggatgcagtctatcacagtgccatccgttttgtcaccttataccacccaccactgcgacttgtatgctctagtcggctggccctcactacatattcgtcgccagacccactggctccaggtcatctacaagtccatgctaggtaaagctccgccttatctcagttcactggtcacgatggcaacacccatccgtagcacgcgctccagcaggtgtatctcactgatcatccctaaagccaacacctcatttggccgcctttcgttccagtactctgctgcctgtgactggaacgaattgcaaaaatcgctgaagttggagacttttatctccctcaccaacttcaaacatcagctatccgagcagctaaccgatcgctgcagctgtacatagtctataggtaaatagcccacccattttcacctacctcattcccatactgtttttatacagtTTTTttgatttatttacttttctgctcttttgcacaccaatatctctacctgtacatgaccatctgatcatttatcactccagtgttaatctgcaaaattgtattattcgcctacctcctcatgccttttgcacacattgtatatagactgcccattttttctactgtgttattgacttgttaattgtttactccatgtgtaactctgtgttgtctgttcacactgctatgctttatcttggccaggtcgcagttgcaaatgagaacttgttctcaactagcctacctggttaaataaaggtgaaataaaaaaaataaaaaaataaaaaaataaagagctcttgaaatatcaaataaaatcaaatgtatttatatagcccttcttacattagctgatatatcaaagtgctgtacagaaacccagcctaaaaccccaaacagcaagcaatgcaggtgtagaagcacggtggctagaaaaactccctagaaaggcctaaacctaggaagaaacctagagaggaaccaggctatgaggggtggccagtcctcttctggctgtgccgggtggagattataacagaacatggccaagatgtttgaCATTTGAAAAATTTAATTTGTCACTATGTTGACGGTCCCTAACTGCTGTTGGTGAACGTAATTAAAACTACAGCCGAATATCCGTCGAATATCCAACTTGAAACTGTCTTTACATCGGTCCCAAATCATAGTCTTGTCAATGCCGTTACACAACGCAAAAGTGACCAAACAATGCACAGATACTTGCGCGCCTGTCTTGATTATCTGTGGCGGGAATATTAGTTATTGTTCACGCTCGTGGAGTAGGCCTATTCGAATGTCAAGTACAACCGTTAGTGATGAAACTGTCAACATCAATTAAAAACAAGTTGCAGACATGAGAGTTAGCGAAATGAAAGGATTGCTTCTCTATGACCAACAATGTATCAGCTGATCAGTTCAAACAGCAGACAGAATGAGGTTTATCAGTTGCTTCTTGTGTATGTTGTATGTGTGCACAATGTATGCCGAGGTCATCTACACTAACATTTGGGCTCTACATTTGAATTGCACTCCTGAACAAATCAACAAGATTGCAAAGAAGCATGGTTTCCATAACCTGGGAAAGGTAAAACAATGTTAGTTCACTGTTTATGTCATATAATGATTTGTATTTTTATGTGTAGATCTTTTGGCATATTATGACTAGCTAATTTCTTCTGGCATATTATATTTGTAGATATTTCCAGATGGCAACTATTACCATATGGAGCAAAGACAGGTGGCAAAACAATCATTGCAGGCACACTATTTGCATAATCTTATATTCAAAATGGACCCTAAGGTGAATAGCCAATAGGTCAATACTATCCAAAATTGGCTGGAATAACCAGTCCCAGCATTTCTCTTATTGTAATGAGTGTGATGATGTACTCTCTATTTCGTAGGTGCTTTGGTTTGCACAGCAATCTGGAAGGAGTAGAAAGAGAAGACACTCTTTCACAGTACCGACTGATCCATTTTTCAGTCAGCAGTGGTACCTGGTATGTCAACATTAAGCTTCCATTTTTGTTTGAAGTATATTTCCATAATAGAAGCTCTTTACATTTTTATTCAGCCTGTTTTAGTTTTTTCTGCCTTGAGTGAAAACAAATGGTTATCCCCGTTTTAACAGAAAAAAATGATTTATTCAAACTGCTTTTCCAGAGTGAGGCCTTTGATCAGAATGTGGTGGCTGCATGGGCTCGAGGCTACACAGGAAAAGGGGTGGTGGTGTCCATCTTAGACGATGGCCTAGAGGCAAGCCACCCAGACATTGCTGAAAATTATGTGAGttgttattatatatatttttatttaacctttattttaacagggaACACATTGAGACCTAGGTCTCTTTTACAAATGTGCCTTGTATAATACAACATAAATATGCAGATTATACCCTATATATATTAAAATACAAAACACATTAATGGGAAGCACAAATCACCCAGAAAAAGTTACATTCCTCCACAAAAATGTCCCCAATCAATACTTTAAATTGCCCGAATGGCACTAGAACATCAATATGAAATGTATTTAGAATTTTGTTCCAGCAATACAGTGCTGTAACAAAAATGGAAAAAGacaaatattatttaaaaaatcaaATACAAGTGGCAAATGATCCTTATAAAGACCTAATGTATTGTACCTGTAGGATCCACAGGCTAGCTATGACATGAACGATAATGACCCCAACCCAGACACCCAATACACTCTGACCAGACCAAAGAGGTAATTTGCTATGATGTTAAGATTTTAATGTAAGATATTACATCATGTATCATGTATGAAGTGCACTATGTaacaacattatgtatggatgaACCCCTTTTGTATTCTGTTCCATAGGCATGGAACACGGTGTGCTGGGGTGGTGGCAGCGGTGGCAAATAATGGGGTGTGTGGGGTTGGAGTGGCATATCAGGCCAAGATTGGAGGTAAGTATTACCCATACATTCACTCATTTGGTCTCTTTTAATAGCATATAGAACTGTACTGCAATTATCCTGCTTTAATTTGCGTCCTGTTACTTGTTCTGTTTTGTCCAGGAGTTCGGATGTTGGATGGACAAGTGACTGACCTGATAGAAGCCATGTCCTTAAATTTGAATCAGCAACACATTGACATCTACAGCTCCAGCTGGGGACCTGAAGATTTGGGGACGAATTTGGAGGGGCCAAACACATTGGCCCAAGAAGCCTTTATCAGAGGCATTACCAATGTATGATACAACTTGTACTGGTTATCCTATATTACCTGTTTCATCAGTAGTGTCCATTTTGTTAGATAAGATAAAACAATGTAATCGGCATTGGCAACTAAAGCGGTAAGATCATACAATGAGTCTTAAAAAACATATTCAATACCTTACAGGGCCGAGGTGGCTTGGGTTCCATTTACGTCTGGGCTTCAGGCAATGGGGGCGCCAGCTTTGACAACTGCAACTGCGATGGCTACACCAACAGCATTTACACGTTGTCTGTTGGTAGTACCACTGAGAGGGGAACACTGCCCTTCTACAGTGAACCCTGCTCTGCCATTCTAACAACGACTTACAGTGGTGGCAGCTTTCATCACCGCAATATTGTAAGTCTCTTTGTCCTCAACTCATCCCACACTAGTGTTTTTAACATCCATATATTTCTTTAAAAAGATGCATTTAGAGTGACAAAGCATTCTGTTAAATCTTTGACAAGTTTAGCATTAGTTTAATTGTGCTTAACAAAGTAGTCACATGAATGCAAAGGTTTGCTGAAGATGTGTGGAACTCTGAAAAAGGTCAATATTTATCTTACATTTACCACCTACAGCAACAGTAAGCAAAGCCTCAACAAAGTACCTGGATGTTGTTTCCCTTCCAGGTCACCACCGACCTGCATCAATCCTGCACCTCAGACCATACTGGGACCTCTGCCTCTGCCCCTCTGGCTGCTGGGATCATTGCACTGGCTCTGGAGGCAAAGTAACCATTCTCTTGTCTCTGTGCACCTGTAACTCAATAACCTATTTGTTGTAAGTTTGAGGCTTTGAGTCATCGAGAAAGATGATAATATCCCAACTTCTCCCACAGCCCGACACTTAACTGGCGTGATGTGCAACACCTCGTGGTGCGAGCATCTAGACCGGTAGATCTTCGAACGCATGATTGGCGGACCAATGGTGTTGGAAGACCTGGTGAGACATAAAGCACTACCTTCTAGTGTTAGGTAGTTGaccaggggtggcagggtagcctagtggttagagcgttggactagtaacaggaaggttgcaagttcaaatccccgagctgacaaggtacaaatctgtcattttgcccctgaacaagcaacccactgttcctaggccgtcattgaaaataagaatttattcttaactgacttgcctaaataaaggtaaaataatatatatttttttagggaAACTGGGATGTGATTTGCTACACTGTAGGGCCAGAAATAGAGTTGAAATGAATGAACTGcttttagacaggcagcccagttctgatatttttttaactaattggtcttttgacaaaTCAGGTTGGTCAAAAGACCAGTTAGTGGAAAAATAtaagaattgggctgcctgtgtaaacacagatATAGCATCATACACCTGATTTGCTTTATTGTAGTCAGCCATTACTATGGATATGGGCTACTGGatgcagggagactggtggagtTGGCCAGTAAATGGAAAGCAGTCAAACCTAAAAGGAAATGCACCATTGACCTTATTACCAGAGCCATGTAAGGAAAACACCATTGTCCTTTCATCTCACTTATGGATAGTAGGAGGAAAACAGCCGCTTAGTGTGTTCTATAGCTGTTTACAGTAAACATAAACATGATCTTCAGATTTTATTGAGCATAAACAgaagtggaggctggtgggaggagctataggacaggctcattgtaatggctgggatGCAATgcatggaacggagtcaaacatgtggtttccatttgtgtggtgtgtgataccattccattagctcctcccaccagccaccAATGATAAAGTAATTCCACTAATTCATAATGCCAACTTGGCCAGTTAGATGTGTTATACCTgatgctctgtctgtctgatagtgAACTCCGCAGGAAACTGACATTGAGGTGGAATGTGACAGCTTGTCACGGCACCAGAAACTGGATTCGGTCTCTGGAGCACATCCAGGCCCGTCTTACACTGACCTATAGCAGACGTGGAGATCTCTCCATCACCCTCATTAGCCCAAAGAAGACCATCTCCAATTTACTCACAACCAGGTAAGGCACAGCCAAGTCAATGGACAGAAAGATTGAAAGCAATACATAGAAGTGATttaaaaagtcatagtcaatcaattaataatattataatactCTTGGTGGTCTTTAATTTACAATATGTAGAATCTATGAggatagaaaggt containing:
- the LOC118400667 gene encoding furin-like codes for the protein MRFISCFLCMLYVCTMYAEVIYTNIWALHLNCTPEQINKIAKKHGFHNLGKIFPDGNYYHMEQRQVAKQSLQAHYLHNLIFKMDPKVLWFAQQSGRSRKRRHSFTVPTDPFFSQQWYLSEAFDQNVVAAWARGYTGKGVVVSILDDGLEASHPDIAENYDPQASYDMNDNDPNPDTQYTLTRPKRHGTRCAGVVAAVANNGVCGVGVAYQAKIGGVRMLDGQVTDLIEAMSLNLNQQHIDIYSSSWGPEDLGTNLEGPNTLAQEAFIRGITNGRGGLGSIYVWASGNGGASFDNCNCDGYTNSIYTLSVGSTTERGTLPFYSEPCSAILTTTYSGGSFHHRNIVTTDLHQSCTSDHTGTSASAPLAAGIIALALEANPTLNWRDVQHLVVRASRPVDLRTHDWRTNGVGRPVSHYYGYGLLDAGRLVELASKWKAVKPKRKCTIDLITRAIELRRKLTLRWNVTACHGTRNWIRSLEHIQARLTLTYSRRGDLSITLISPKKTISNLLTTRPYDKMSTGFSDWTFMSTHCWDEDPCGYWVLRIENNGDSTNRGTLTKTNMFQFEVTSITQRVS